In Desulfoferula mesophila, the genomic window TGATGCCCATGTCGGCCAGGGCCTGAAAGGCCATGGGGGTGATCTGCCAACCCGGCGAGGCGAAGGTCTTGGGAGCCATCCCGGTTATCTGCTTGTACAGACGCCAGGCCCGTCCCAGGTGGGAGCGGATGCGCGCGGCGGGCAGGTGGCGCATGCGGTCGTGCCAGAACACGTGGTCCCAGCCGTGCAGGCCCACCTCGTGGCCCTGGGCCATGAGCTCACCAAACAGGTGCGGAGCGGATTGGGCGATGATGGGCCCCGGCAGGAGCACGCCGTAGAGCATGGTGGTGAGGCCGTAGGCCCCGGCCGCGCCGGAGCGCAATTGCTTTCGCAAAAAGCCGGGCTTGACCAGGCGGGCCAGGGCGCGTCCCGAATGGTCGGGCCCCATGGCGATGAAAAAGGAGGCATGGACCCCCGCCCGCGCGAAGATATCCATGAGCCGGGGCACCCCCTGGTTCAGCCCCACCTTGGTGTCGACGTCCACCTTGAGGACCAGGCGGGTGGCGGCCGCGGGCTCGGACCGTTCAATAGGCATGCTTACGACCCGGCTTCAGAATCCCTGGTCTCGCGCACCACGAAACGCGGCCGATGGCGAACCTCGCGATAGATGCGGCCCAGGTATTCGCCCATGAGCCCCACCACCAGGATTTGCAGGCCCACGAAGACGAAAAGAATGGCGAACAGGGTAAACACCCCCTCCACCTCCGGGCCCACCACCAGGCGGCGGATGATTAGGAACAGGCCGAAGCCCAACCCCACCAAGGCGATGAGCACCCCCAAGACGCTGACCATCTGGATGGGCAGCACGGAAAAGCCGGTCATCAAATCGAAGTTGAGCTTGATGAGCTTGAGGATGCCGTACTTGGAGCGGCCCGCCGCGCGCTCGGCATGGGCCACGGGAATCTCGCCCACGCTGGAGGCGTAAAGATTGGCCAGGGCGGGGATGTAGGAAGACGACTCGTGGGAGGCGCTCATGGCGTCCACCACCTCGCGGCGATAGGCCCTGAGCATGCAGCCGTAATCCTTGAGCTGCACCCCCACCACCCGGCTGGTCACCTTGGCCACCAGCCAAGTGGGTATCTTGCGCAGCACCGAGTCGTGGCGCTCTTGCCGCCACCCGCTGACCACGTCGAACCCCTCCTCCAGCTTGGCCACCAGCTTGGGCACCTCTTCGGGAGGGTTTTGCAGGTCCGCGTCCAGGGTAACCACCACCTGGCCCCGCACTTTTTCAAAGCCCGCGAAGATGGCCATGTGCTGACCGTAGTTGCGGTTGAAGCGCACCAGGCGCGCGTGGGGGTCCTGGCCCTGGATGCGGCAGAGCAGCTCCCAGGAGGCGTCCTTGGACCCGTCGTCCACGTAGATCACCTCCCAACTCCAGGGGGAGGCGTTCAGGGTAACGGACAGGCGGGCGTGCAGCTCCACCAAATTGTCTTCTTCATTAAATACGGGGATGACCACCGATAGGTAGGGCTGGTTTTGCGTGACTGCCGGGGGCATGGGCCTCTCCGCCTGGGGTGATGCCAAAACTCGCTGTTCGCGGGTTTATAATATGGCAGGGCAAAGGGATAAAATCAAGTTGGCCCGGAGTGTTAGCCGGGGGGACGGTTGCTGAACAGGGTCTTGTCGCCCACCGTGGCCCAGGGGAACAGGGGCAAGGCCTGCTTGCGCTTTTGGGCCAGGGCGTGAAAACGCTCCCAGCGGGGGGTTTCCGCCACCGCGAAAACCCGTTGGGGCCCGCTCATGAGTTTCATCAAACCCTGGTTGCCGTTCAGGAACCATTTGGCCCGCCCGGGGTCCAGGCGCCGCCCGAAGTCCAGCTCGCCCCAGTTGTCGGCCACGACCACCCGGCGGCGCGCGTAAAAGGCGGTGCCGTGCCAGTAGTCGCCCAGGGTGGCCAAGAGGTCGTCGGGCTTCAGTTCCTGGGCCAGAGGAGCGATCATGGGCCCCAGGGAGCGGCTTTTCTCCACCTCGGGCAATAACTGGGCCGCGGTCAGGATCAGGCACAAAAACACCGCCAGGGGGGCGTAGGCCGCCGCCCAGGCGTGCGAACGCACCGCGTACACCCCCAGGCCCAGCAGGGCCAACGCCAGGGGGCCCAGGAAAACCAGCGCGCCCACCTCCTGAAACTGAAGGTTTCGGCTCACCCCGGCGAACACCACCAGGCCCAGGCCCAGCAGCAGGCACAAGGTGGCCAGGGCGGTGATGCTGGCCCTGAGCCCGGCCGGGGCCGTGGCCCCCTTGGGCCAGGACATCACCCCGCTCAGGGGGCGGCCCACCAACAGGGCCAGGGGGGGGAGCATGGGCAGGGCGTAGTGCAGCATCTTGGAGCGCGAGACGGTGAAGAACACGAAGAAGCCAACGAACCACACCGCGCTCATGAGCCAGGAGCGGGCCTCGGGCTGGCGCCACTGGGCCCGGGGGAAGGTGCGCCCCACGCACCAGGGCAGGAGCATGGTCCAGGGTAGAAAGGCGCCGGGCACCAGCAGGAAGTAATACCACCAGGGCTCGAAGCGCTGGTGCTGGGTGGTGAGCAGGCGGCCCACCTGTTCGTCCCAGAAAAAGTAGGTGATGAACCCCTTTTGCAGAATGGCCGCGGCCACAACCCAGGGTAGGCACAGCAAGAGGAACAAGGCCCAGCCCCGCCAGTCCCAGAGCAGGCGGCGCAGCAGGAGCCACTCCCCGGCCAGCAGGCCGAAGAGCACCACGGCCATGGCCGCCAGGCCCGGCCCCAGCACCCCCTTGGTCAAGAAACCGATGGCGCAGCCCACCCAAAAGGCGTAGAGCCCCCACTGGCGTCCGGCCCGCAGGCTCCAGGCCCCCCACACGGCCAGCAGGATGCCGCAGCACAACACCATGTCCACCAGGATAACCCGGCTCAGAGCCAGGAACATCAACGAGGTGGCCAGCACCAGGCCGGACCAGAAACCGGCCCGGTCGTCGTCCCAAAGCCCTCGGCCCAGGGCGAAGAGGATAAGCACGCTCAGGGTGCCGAACACAGCGGGCACCAGGCGGGCGGCGATCTCGTTGACGCCGAAGGCCGCGAAGCTAAGGGCGGTGAGCCAATAGTAAAGCGGCGGCTTCTCCAAATAGATGACGTAGTTCAGCCGGGGGATGATCCAGTGGCTGAAGGAACCGGACTCCAGCATCTCCCGGCCCAGCTCGGCGTAGCGGGCCTCGTCGCTTTCCCACAGGTAGTGCATGCCCACCTGGGGGAAGAACAACACCAGGCACACCGCCACCAAGAGCAGGAAAAGCAGGCGTCGCTGCCAGTCGGGGTTTTGCAGCAAATTGATCACAGGGTCGTCTCAACCTCGGCCTTGGGCCGCTCCTGAGTAGGCGCGGAATTTTCTTGCGGCGCCGGGCTCGGCGAAAGCTCTTCCTTGGGCTCCTGGGGAGGCGCGGCCTGGGGCGCGACGCCCGGCGGGACCGGCTCCCGGCTCACCGGCGGCGGGGCCTCGCCGCGCCACTGGGCCAGGGCCGTCGGGTTGCCGCCCAAAAGATAGCCCTCCCCCTGGTCCAGGACCACGAAGTTCGGCGTGGCCGTGAGGCGCTCCCGCAGACCCACCCGGCTGAACACGTACACCGGCCCGGCGGCGGCCAGCTCCTGGGACAAATCCGGCCCCTGGGCCGCCGGGAGTTGAAGCAGGCTACGCCCAGTATAGTAGACCAGGCTGGGCTTACCCAGGCCATAGGTCAGCACCCGGGCGTCCTCGCCGGCCCGGCGCCCCACCTCCAGGGCCAGCCGCTTGGCCGGGGCTTGCAGCACCTGGGCCGCCTGGGGCATCAGACCCAGGAACAGCGCCGCGCACAGCAGGGCCGCGCCCCCGCCCAGGGCCCAGGGCAGCATCCCGCCTCGCCCGCGCCGCGCGGCCCAGGCCGCCAGATACATCCCCGCCCCGGCGACGAAGGCGGCCACCAGAGGCCACAGCACCATCATGGGCGGGCGCAGGGGCAAGGCGTAGGGGCCGGAGTCCAGACCCGAGCTCAAGATGGTCTCCCACAGCAGGGGCAGCGCCGCCGGGGTGGCGGCCAGGGCCAACACCCACAGTCCGCCCGAGATCCACAGGCCCGCCCAAAACACCCAGCGGGCCAGGCGTCCTCCGCCCTCCCCCATGGCCAGGCGGCGCAGTTGGCAGGCGGCCAGCACGGCCACAAAGGGCATGGCCGGCAGGATGGCGCTAAGTTGCTTGGCCGGGTTCAGGCCGAGCACCAGGAGAATGACCAGCAAACAAATCGCGGCCAGCAAATGCAAACGGCTCAGGCGGTCCAGTTCCCTTTGCTCACTCGGGTTCTGCAACAGGGCCCGGCCCAACTCGGGCAAGGCGGCGGCGGCAAAGGGAAAGGCCCCCAGAAAAAGCACGGGCAGATAAAAGGCCAGGCCCGGGCCGAGGTCCAGCCCGGGCAGGGAGGCCGCCAGGGCCTCCAGGAAGCGGTCGCCCAGCTTCCACCAAACCAACACGTACCAAGGCAGGTTGATGGCCAGGAAGATCAGCAGGCCCCACAGCCAGCGGACGCGGGCCAGGGCATAGCCCAGGCGCCCCTGGGCCAGGGCGTAGAAGGCCGCGCTGGGCAGCACCAGGGCCAAGGCCAGCGGGCCGGACGTCAAGAACCCCAGGCCCAAGGCGGCCCAGCCCGCCAGCCACCAGCCGCCCCGGTCTGCCTCGCTCTCCAGAGCCAGGAACCAGGCCAGCAAGGCCAGGGTGGTCCACAGGCTGAGCAGGGCGTCGCCCAGGCAGGCGCGTCCCGTGAGCACCATCAGGGGGCTGAAGGCCAGGGCCGCGGCGGCCAGGGCCCCCAGGGAGGCCCGCCCCGAGGCGCGCCAGACCAGTAGGCCCACCGCCAGGATCAGCAGCAGGGCGCTGACAACCGAGGGCAAACGCGCCCCCAGCTCGTCCGCGCCCGCCAGGGCCTGGCCGGCGGCCACGGCCCAGTAGGTCAGGATGGGTTTTTGCAGTTGGGGCGCGCCCTCATAGGTGGGCACCAGCCAGTCGCCCCCGGCGCGCATGGCGGACACGGAGGCGGCGTAACGGGCCTCGCCTAAATCTGTGAGGGGTACCTCGCCCAACCAGGCCAGATAAAGGGCACCGGCCGCTGCCAGCACCAACAACAGGGCCAGCGCTCCCCGCAGATTGCTCTTGCCCTTCATGACGCAGACTCCCTAGCCATTTGGGGTTAACTGGGAGGACCAGGGGGCGGGCACGGGCCCTAGCTCCCCTCCCCGGCGTTGCTCCCGGCCTGGGGGGTGATGCCCTCCAGGCCCTGGTCTATGGCGAACTGCATGCGATGCAAACGGGTGTACACCCCGCCCAGGGCCACCAGTTGATCGTGACGGCCCTCCTCCACGATGCGACCCCCGCTGATCACCAGGATGCGGTCGGCCCGCTGCACCGTGGACAGGCGGTGGGCGATGACAAAGGTGGTGCGACCGGCCATGAGGTTTTCCAAGGCCTTTTGCACGTACATCTCGCTCTCGGTGTCCAAGCTGCTGGTGGCCTCGTCCAGGATGAGGATGGGCCGGTCGGCCAACAGGGCCCGGGCGATGGATAGGCGCTGGCGCTCGCCGCCGGAGAGCAGCACCCCGCTCTCGCCGATCATGGTATCCAGGCCCTGGGGCATCTGCTCGATGAACTTGGTGGCATAGGCCGCCTCGGCCGCCGCGCGTACCTGCTCCTCGGTGGCGTCGGATCGGCCGTAGGCGATGTTGTTGCGCACCGTGTCGTTGAACAGGATGGTCTGCTGGGTGACGACGGCGATCTGTCCCCGCAGGCTGTGCAGGCTGGCCTGGCGGATGTCCACCCCGTCGATGCTGATGGCTCCCTCGCTCACCTCGTAGAAGCGGGGCAGCAGGTTGACCAGGGTGGTCTTGCCTCCGCCGCTGGTGCCCACCAGGGCCACGGCCTGGCCCTTGGGCACGGTGAGGTTGATGTCCTTGAGCACCGGCTCACCGGGGCGGTAGGCGAAGCCCACCCCGCGAAAGGCGATCTCGTTTTGCAAAGCAGGCATTTCCACCGCGCCGGGCTGCTCGGCTATCTCCACCGGCTCGTCCAGGACCCGGTACACCCGCTCGGCGGCGGCCAGGCCGTTTTGCACGTCGTTGTTCAGGCTGCTCAGGCGCTTGACCGGCTCGTACAAGAGGATCAGGGCGGTGAGGAAAGAGAAGAAGGTGCCCGGCGTGGACACGCCGTGGATCACCTGCCAGCCGCCGTAGAACAGGATGCCCGCGATGCCCAGGCCGCCCAAGAACTCCATGAGCGGGCTGGAGATGGCCCGGGTGGAGATGTCCTTCATGCGCAAACGGAACAGGCGGAAGGCCTCGTCGGTGAAGCGCTTGGTCTCGTAGTCCTCGCGGCAGAAGCCCTTGACGATGCGGGCTCCGGCGATGGTCTCGTGCAGCAGCACGGTGACGTCGGCCATGGTCTCCTGGGAGCGGTGGGAAATCTTGCGCAGCCTCCGCCCGAACTTGACCAGGGGGATGACGCACAGGGGGAACACCCCCAGGGCGAACACGGCCAGGAACCAGTCGCGGTAGACGATCACCGCGATGAGGCCCACGATGGTGAACAGGTCCTTGAGCACCCCGGTGACCACGCTGCTCACCGCGCCCTGCATCTGGTTCACGTCGTTGGTGATGCGGCTCATCAGCTCGCCGGTGGGGGTGCGGTCGTAATAGCTCAGGCTCAGGCGCTGCAAGTGGGCGTAGAGGTCTATGCGGTACTGGGTGACGATGCGCTGGCCCACGAACTGCATCAAATAGGTCTGGCCGTATGCAGACAGGCCCTTGACCATGTAGAGCACGATGATGCCTATGGGCATGAGCATGAGCAGGTCCGCGTCGCGGGCCACGAAAATCTTGTCCATCACCGGCTTGACCAGATAGGCCATGGCCGAGGTGGAGGCCCCCACCAGGACCATGAGGGCCATGGCCCCGGCCAGGCGCTTCCAATAGGGGCGCACCATGGCCAGCAGGCGCTTGGCGTGGGCTATGTCGCGTTGACGTTTTTGGGCCCGCTCGGACAAACCGTTTACTCCTCCATCATTTCCAGGGCCAACTGAGCCACCCGGCGGCTGGCTCCCGGCCCGCCCAGCTTGGCGCGAACCTCGCTGAGTCCCTGGATCACCCTCTCCCGGCGACTCTCGTCTTCCAGCAAGGACAAGGCCTCGGCGCATACCTTTTGCGGGGTGGCCTCGCCCTGGATCAACTCGGGCATCAGCTCGCGGCCGGCGATCAGGTTGGGCATGGCGATGTACTCCACTTTAATCAGGGAGCGCGCCACCAGATAATTGAAAGCTCCGGTCTTGTATACCACCACCGACGGGGTCCCGGCCAGTGCGGCTTGCAAGGTGGCCGTGCCCGAGGCCACCAAAAGCAGCTTGGCCTCCTGCATCACCTGGCGGGCTCTTCCGGCCACGATGGTCAATCCCCGGGGCGTGTCGTTGAGAAAAGGCTCCACTTGCTCACGCTTGAGCCCGGGAGCCAGGGGCATCACGAAATGCAGGCCCGGCCGCTTTTGTTGCAGACAGCGGGCCGCCTCCAGCAGCAGAGGGGCCAGCCGGCTGATCTCGGACATGCGGCTGCCGGGCAACAGGCCCACCAACTCGGCCTCCGGGGGCACCGGCAAGGGCTCGTCCCATTGCTGGGCCGGGATGTCCAGCAAGGGGTGGCCCACGAAGCTCACCGGCAACCGGGGGGCGTTGACCTCGAAGAACTCGGGCTCAAAGGGAAACACGCAGGCCAGGCGCCGCACGAAGGAGGCCATTTGCCTGGCCCGCTTGGGCCGCCAGGCCCATACCTGGGGGCTGATGTAATAGAGCACCTTGAGGCCCAGCTTGTGGGCCGCCTTGCCGATGCGGAAGTTGAAGTCCGGAAAATCCACCAAGATGACCAGGTCCGGCCGGGTGCGCTTAAGGTGGCGCTTCATGCCCCGGATGGCCCCCAGGATGACCTTCAGCTTGGGCAGCACCTCGGCCACCCCCACCAGGGCCAGATCTTCGGAGCGCGACAGCAGCTCCACCCCGGCGGCCTCCATCTTGGGCCCGCCTATGCCGCTGATGCTAAGACCGGGCTCCAGGGCCAGCAGTTCGCGGGCCAGACGGGCCGCGTGTTGATCGCCGCTGGCCTCTCCGGCCACCAGCACCACCGAGTGGCCCCCGGCCAACTTACTCTTCCTCTGCGCTCAGGGCTTCCACCCATCGCGGCGAGTCCTGCAAGACGTCCTGGTAGGCGCACAGGCCCTCTTGCACGCAGGCCTTCACCCGCATGGCGCAGGCCAGGGCCTGGCGTCCCGCCCGGCCGTCCACCCGAGGGGCCTGGCGGCTGCG contains:
- a CDS encoding polysaccharide deacetylase family protein, producing the protein MPIERSEPAAATRLVLKVDVDTKVGLNQGVPRLMDIFARAGVHASFFIAMGPDHSGRALARLVKPGFLRKQLRSGAAGAYGLTTMLYGVLLPGPIIAQSAPHLFGELMAQGHEVGLHGWDHVFWHDRMRHLPAARIRSHLGRAWRLYKQITGMAPKTFASPGWQITPMAFQALADMGITHVSCARGRRPFRPLVGGRALPLIELPTTLPTLDEILGRGGVTLDTAAAWLADQVRPGELNVYTLHGEVEGRAQAPVLEGLIARLKDRGVSFPRLVDAAVQEASSGVPIDEVAWGRAPGRAGDVAWQASDLPGGGA
- a CDS encoding glycosyltransferase, whose product is MPPAVTQNQPYLSVVIPVFNEEDNLVELHARLSVTLNASPWSWEVIYVDDGSKDASWELLCRIQGQDPHARLVRFNRNYGQHMAIFAGFEKVRGQVVVTLDADLQNPPEEVPKLVAKLEEGFDVVSGWRQERHDSVLRKIPTWLVAKVTSRVVGVQLKDYGCMLRAYRREVVDAMSASHESSSYIPALANLYASSVGEIPVAHAERAAGRSKYGILKLIKLNFDLMTGFSVLPIQMVSVLGVLIALVGLGFGLFLIIRRLVVGPEVEGVFTLFAILFVFVGLQILVVGLMGEYLGRIYREVRHRPRFVVRETRDSEAGS
- a CDS encoding glycosyltransferase family 39 protein — its product is MINLLQNPDWQRRLLFLLLVAVCLVLFFPQVGMHYLWESDEARYAELGREMLESGSFSHWIIPRLNYVIYLEKPPLYYWLTALSFAAFGVNEIAARLVPAVFGTLSVLILFALGRGLWDDDRAGFWSGLVLATSLMFLALSRVILVDMVLCCGILLAVWGAWSLRAGRQWGLYAFWVGCAIGFLTKGVLGPGLAAMAVVLFGLLAGEWLLLRRLLWDWRGWALFLLLCLPWVVAAAILQKGFITYFFWDEQVGRLLTTQHQRFEPWWYYFLLVPGAFLPWTMLLPWCVGRTFPRAQWRQPEARSWLMSAVWFVGFFVFFTVSRSKMLHYALPMLPPLALLVGRPLSGVMSWPKGATAPAGLRASITALATLCLLLGLGLVVFAGVSRNLQFQEVGALVFLGPLALALLGLGVYAVRSHAWAAAYAPLAVFLCLILTAAQLLPEVEKSRSLGPMIAPLAQELKPDDLLATLGDYWHGTAFYARRRVVVADNWGELDFGRRLDPGRAKWFLNGNQGLMKLMSGPQRVFAVAETPRWERFHALAQKRKQALPLFPWATVGDKTLFSNRPPG
- a CDS encoding glycosyltransferase family 39 protein, whose protein sequence is MKGKSNLRGALALLLVLAAAGALYLAWLGEVPLTDLGEARYAASVSAMRAGGDWLVPTYEGAPQLQKPILTYWAVAAGQALAGADELGARLPSVVSALLLILAVGLLVWRASGRASLGALAAAALAFSPLMVLTGRACLGDALLSLWTTLALLAWFLALESEADRGGWWLAGWAALGLGFLTSGPLALALVLPSAAFYALAQGRLGYALARVRWLWGLLIFLAINLPWYVLVWWKLGDRFLEALAASLPGLDLGPGLAFYLPVLFLGAFPFAAAALPELGRALLQNPSEQRELDRLSRLHLLAAICLLVILLVLGLNPAKQLSAILPAMPFVAVLAACQLRRLAMGEGGGRLARWVFWAGLWISGGLWVLALAATPAALPLLWETILSSGLDSGPYALPLRPPMMVLWPLVAAFVAGAGMYLAAWAARRGRGGMLPWALGGGAALLCAALFLGLMPQAAQVLQAPAKRLALEVGRRAGEDARVLTYGLGKPSLVYYTGRSLLQLPAAQGPDLSQELAAAGPVYVFSRVGLRERLTATPNFVVLDQGEGYLLGGNPTALAQWRGEAPPPVSREPVPPGVAPQAAPPQEPKEELSPSPAPQENSAPTQERPKAEVETTL
- the msbA gene encoding lipid A export permease/ATP-binding protein MsbA, which produces MVRPYWKRLAGAMALMVLVGASTSAMAYLVKPVMDKIFVARDADLLMLMPIGIIVLYMVKGLSAYGQTYLMQFVGQRIVTQYRIDLYAHLQRLSLSYYDRTPTGELMSRITNDVNQMQGAVSSVVTGVLKDLFTIVGLIAVIVYRDWFLAVFALGVFPLCVIPLVKFGRRLRKISHRSQETMADVTVLLHETIAGARIVKGFCREDYETKRFTDEAFRLFRLRMKDISTRAISSPLMEFLGGLGIAGILFYGGWQVIHGVSTPGTFFSFLTALILLYEPVKRLSSLNNDVQNGLAAAERVYRVLDEPVEIAEQPGAVEMPALQNEIAFRGVGFAYRPGEPVLKDINLTVPKGQAVALVGTSGGGKTTLVNLLPRFYEVSEGAISIDGVDIRQASLHSLRGQIAVVTQQTILFNDTVRNNIAYGRSDATEEQVRAAAEAAYATKFIEQMPQGLDTMIGESGVLLSGGERQRLSIARALLADRPILILDEATSSLDTESEMYVQKALENLMAGRTTFVIAHRLSTVQRADRILVISGGRIVEEGRHDQLVALGGVYTRLHRMQFAIDQGLEGITPQAGSNAGEGS
- the lpxB gene encoding lipid-A-disaccharide synthase, which produces MAGGHSVVLVAGEASGDQHAARLARELLALEPGLSISGIGGPKMEAAGVELLSRSEDLALVGVAEVLPKLKVILGAIRGMKRHLKRTRPDLVILVDFPDFNFRIGKAAHKLGLKVLYYISPQVWAWRPKRARQMASFVRRLACVFPFEPEFFEVNAPRLPVSFVGHPLLDIPAQQWDEPLPVPPEAELVGLLPGSRMSEISRLAPLLLEAARCLQQKRPGLHFVMPLAPGLKREQVEPFLNDTPRGLTIVAGRARQVMQEAKLLLVASGTATLQAALAGTPSVVVYKTGAFNYLVARSLIKVEYIAMPNLIAGRELMPELIQGEATPQKVCAEALSLLEDESRRERVIQGLSEVRAKLGGPGASRRVAQLALEMMEE